The Mycobacterium sp. 3519A genome contains a region encoding:
- a CDS encoding FAD-dependent oxidoreductase — translation MSEHITTPASCERRPTVAVLGAGIAGLTAAHELAERGFVVTVYEARRDERNGLGSAPAGTYPPVKLGGLAASQYSTMGTRDGSRAELRPFPGRRGQPRPPSRAVAGEHGFRFFPAYYLHIWDLFNRIPVYEPMETADGTTEWIPTSRTIMDNVRRVVTQGTTVEGKPSLVFPRELPRSPAEFLSILSQLAGLGFTASDVATFQSRLLRYLVTSPLRRARELQNMSSYDFFVGRDSRTGINRYSYTQNFDSLLREMPRVLAAFDPRWGDARTNITTYLQLYLNMGRRDDKADGVLNGPTTEAWFDHWYRHLTALGVRFVHAAATCLDPPVFDPGRPAHLRPRTQITLADGTQINPDYAVVALDAPAAEYLTSALRAAGTGGTVARLDGFATSPPPPDGPFQPQETRSTSRRDPYAMDQLGRVPWDRFQTLCGIQYYFDTEFQLLRGHMYYAGTEWGLSSINQHGMWERRPILDRDGHVSVLSVDIGDFNTPSRHLVDEFGRGKAARDCTPDEIAAEVWRQIVAALTSNAESAPQEVMPWPVWYALDRGLVMEIGPGQGQGRIVRNETPYLVPIVGDWVNRPSSDPWNPHGTSWSSAPSEAGWLKDLEQRNVWQARHGGYQVHNNSVVFAGTWNKTFTRMTSMEAACESGRHAVNAILDHYIWVESGGVDRRERTTLRWEFPYGFLDQGLSSPIRLPTPAGDYCYVFDIENREPADTRALRTLDSKFTQQSLPHPLDTPALPSSVPLLAGGQQMFTPPIDYNQQLLGFLQTWQRLLEQWMTMTPGMPTAPPVMPTMPPASPMPPAPADYTQQLFGYLQAWRQYLEQMTGARPGLGQPPTGQPPYYYDTGSTGQSSQHRPIPPDRDDGSRRNFQAVTHQGSSPTPPPEPDVVALAPQSHGGSQGPADLSLFNRKPREREVWTAPTYDFGNQIERLRRGPETSMRQEAAAVRESAAKPSAQSVPKSLYSISAARTVPRAAGRQGSK, via the coding sequence ATGAGCGAACACATAACGACGCCGGCATCGTGCGAACGCCGGCCCACGGTGGCAGTCCTCGGTGCCGGCATCGCAGGCCTCACCGCCGCACACGAACTCGCGGAGCGCGGCTTCGTCGTCACGGTCTACGAAGCTCGACGGGACGAGCGCAATGGCCTCGGATCCGCACCCGCGGGGACATATCCGCCGGTGAAGCTCGGTGGCCTGGCCGCGTCACAGTACTCGACGATGGGTACGCGCGACGGAAGCCGAGCCGAGTTGCGCCCCTTCCCTGGCCGGCGTGGCCAGCCACGCCCACCTAGCCGAGCCGTTGCAGGGGAACACGGCTTCCGGTTCTTTCCGGCGTACTACCTCCACATCTGGGACCTGTTCAACCGAATCCCGGTCTACGAACCGATGGAGACCGCCGACGGCACGACGGAGTGGATACCGACCTCGCGCACGATCATGGACAACGTCCGGCGAGTGGTCACCCAGGGCACCACGGTCGAGGGCAAGCCGTCGCTGGTCTTCCCCCGCGAGTTACCCCGCAGCCCTGCTGAATTCCTCAGCATCCTCAGCCAGCTCGCCGGATTGGGTTTCACCGCAAGCGATGTCGCGACCTTCCAAAGCAGGCTGCTGCGCTACCTCGTCACCAGCCCGCTGCGTCGCGCACGGGAACTGCAGAACATGTCGTCCTACGACTTCTTCGTCGGACGCGACAGCCGGACCGGAATCAACCGGTACTCCTACACCCAGAATTTCGATTCGCTGCTGCGCGAAATGCCTAGAGTCCTGGCAGCGTTCGACCCACGTTGGGGAGACGCGCGGACCAACATCACCACCTACCTGCAGCTGTACCTGAACATGGGGCGGCGCGACGACAAGGCCGACGGCGTGCTCAACGGTCCCACCACAGAGGCGTGGTTCGACCATTGGTACCGCCACCTCACCGCGCTGGGTGTGCGCTTTGTTCACGCCGCGGCCACATGTCTCGATCCACCGGTCTTCGACCCCGGCCGGCCAGCTCACCTCAGACCGCGCACGCAGATCACGCTGGCCGACGGTACCCAGATCAACCCGGACTACGCCGTGGTTGCCCTTGACGCGCCGGCCGCCGAATACCTCACCTCCGCGTTGCGGGCCGCGGGCACGGGCGGCACGGTCGCCAGGCTGGACGGCTTCGCCACCTCCCCACCCCCGCCCGACGGGCCGTTCCAACCGCAGGAGACGCGGTCGACATCTCGCCGGGATCCGTATGCCATGGATCAACTGGGCCGGGTGCCGTGGGACCGGTTCCAAACACTGTGCGGCATCCAGTACTACTTCGACACGGAGTTCCAACTGCTCCGGGGCCACATGTACTACGCGGGCACGGAGTGGGGCCTGTCGTCGATCAACCAGCACGGAATGTGGGAAAGGCGACCGATACTGGACCGCGACGGCCACGTCTCGGTGCTCTCAGTCGATATCGGAGATTTCAACACCCCGTCGCGCCATCTCGTCGACGAGTTCGGCCGCGGTAAGGCGGCCCGTGACTGCACGCCCGACGAGATCGCTGCCGAGGTGTGGCGCCAGATCGTCGCCGCACTGACCAGCAATGCCGAATCCGCCCCGCAGGAGGTCATGCCGTGGCCGGTTTGGTACGCGTTGGACCGCGGCCTGGTCATGGAGATAGGACCCGGGCAGGGTCAAGGCCGCATCGTCCGCAACGAGACGCCGTATCTCGTTCCGATCGTTGGGGATTGGGTCAATCGCCCCAGCAGCGACCCGTGGAACCCGCACGGAACGTCGTGGAGTAGCGCACCGTCGGAGGCCGGCTGGCTCAAGGATCTCGAGCAGCGAAACGTCTGGCAGGCCCGTCACGGCGGCTATCAGGTGCACAACAATTCGGTGGTTTTCGCGGGCACCTGGAACAAGACGTTCACCAGGATGACATCGATGGAGGCCGCGTGCGAGTCGGGCCGTCACGCCGTGAATGCCATTCTGGACCATTACATCTGGGTGGAATCCGGCGGTGTCGATCGTCGCGAGAGAACCACGCTCAGGTGGGAGTTCCCGTACGGTTTCCTCGATCAGGGGCTGTCGAGCCCGATCCGGTTGCCCACCCCGGCCGGTGATTACTGCTACGTATTCGACATCGAAAACCGGGAGCCCGCCGACACTCGCGCACTGCGAACACTGGATTCGAAGTTCACCCAGCAGTCGCTGCCCCACCCGCTGGACACACCGGCTCTACCGTCTTCCGTCCCGCTACTCGCTGGAGGTCAACAAATGTTCACGCCCCCAATCGATTACAACCAGCAGCTGCTCGGCTTTCTGCAGACCTGGCAGCGGCTCTTGGAGCAATGGATGACCATGACGCCCGGGATGCCCACGGCGCCGCCGGTCATGCCGACGATGCCACCCGCCTCACCGATGCCGCCCGCCCCGGCCGACTACACCCAGCAGTTGTTCGGCTATCTGCAGGCCTGGCGGCAGTACCTCGAGCAGATGACGGGTGCACGGCCAGGCCTGGGCCAGCCACCGACTGGTCAACCCCCCTACTACTACGACACCGGTTCGACCGGCCAAAGCAGTCAACACCGTCCCATCCCACCGGACAGAGATGACGGCAGCAGAAGGAATTTTCAAGCCGTCACACATCAGGGCTCGAGCCCGACGCCGCCGCCGGAGCCCGATGTGGTGGCACTCGCGCCGCAGAGCCACGGCGGCAGCCAAGGCCCTGCAGACCTGAGCCTGTTCAACCGGAAGCCGCGGGAGCGTGAAGTATGGACAGCGCCCACTTACGACTTCGGCAATCAGATCGAGCGACTCCGGCGCGGGCCCGAAACCTCGATGCGGCAGGAAGCCGCGGCTGTCCGGGAGTCAGCTGCCAAGCCGTCGGCGCAATCCGTGCCCAAGTCGCTCTACTCGATCTCCGCCGCCCGCACGGTCCCGCGCGCTGCCGGGCGCCAGGGCAGCAAGTAG
- a CDS encoding SCP-2 sterol transfer family protein: MAERVSSLLRRSIEHLAHEVPDSYRLLADQLGPMVIEIDVDGEVFSLSGGDAVQVSVGAAEMSGVQIGTSRQAILDVIDARAGLGEAVEADAVTVRGSLDDVQQAHDSLLAYVHAAVRASSQPALLAELRAGAP; the protein is encoded by the coding sequence ATGGCTGAACGAGTTTCGTCGCTACTTCGACGATCGATCGAGCACCTGGCCCACGAGGTGCCCGACAGTTATCGCCTGCTGGCCGACCAGCTGGGTCCGATGGTGATCGAAATCGACGTCGACGGCGAGGTCTTCTCGCTGAGCGGCGGGGACGCGGTTCAGGTCTCGGTAGGCGCGGCCGAGATGTCCGGTGTCCAGATCGGCACCTCACGGCAAGCGATTCTCGATGTGATCGATGCGAGGGCGGGCCTCGGCGAGGCCGTCGAAGCCGACGCGGTGACCGTCCGAGGCTCGCTCGATGACGTCCAGCAGGCTCACGACTCGCTGTTGGCATACGTCCACGCCGCTGTCCGCGCGTCCTCGCAGCCGGCACTGCTGGCCGAACTCCGGGCGGGGGCACCATGA
- a CDS encoding cutinase family protein codes for MTGVTSLRITARLSAIISTLVGAATTLAVAPAAAADPCPDIEVIFARGTHDAPGLGNPGQAFADTLRGLVGGRTLNTYAVNYPASYDFLEAATGATDAANHIATMAASCPSTKLVLGGYSQGAAVVDMLAGVPPLGNKIGDIGSAPPLASNLVPNVAAVAVFGNPATKFSNPITSSVFGGRAIDLCKDGDPICSRGRNPFAHSDYVSAGLTDQAANFVAGII; via the coding sequence ATGACCGGCGTGACTTCGCTCCGCATAACGGCCCGGTTGTCCGCGATCATCTCCACCCTCGTCGGCGCGGCCACGACGCTGGCGGTCGCCCCGGCGGCAGCGGCGGATCCCTGCCCCGACATCGAGGTCATCTTCGCCCGCGGCACACATGACGCACCAGGGCTGGGAAATCCCGGGCAGGCCTTCGCCGACACGCTCAGAGGGCTCGTCGGCGGCCGCACCCTCAACACCTACGCGGTGAACTACCCCGCGAGCTACGACTTCCTCGAGGCGGCGACCGGCGCCACCGACGCCGCCAACCACATCGCGACGATGGCTGCCTCCTGCCCCTCGACGAAGCTGGTCCTCGGCGGCTACTCGCAGGGAGCGGCCGTGGTCGACATGCTGGCCGGCGTCCCGCCGCTGGGCAACAAGATCGGTGACATCGGGTCCGCGCCGCCGCTGGCGAGCAATCTGGTGCCCAATGTCGCGGCGGTGGCGGTGTTCGGTAACCCGGCGACGAAGTTCAGCAATCCGATCACCTCGTCGGTCTTCGGCGGTCGCGCCATCGACCTCTGCAAGGACGGCGATCCCATCTGCTCGCGCGGCCGGAACCCGTTCGCCCATAGCGATTACGTGAGCGCAGGGCTGACGGACCAGGCCGCGAACTTCGTCGCGGGCATCATTTAG
- a CDS encoding DMT family transporter, whose amino-acid sequence MATTQSTVDHFRFGLLLAVGSAFAFGSSGPFAKSLMESGWSPTAAVTARLAGGALLMAIFATIVKRDWVSEALHHGKTVVAYGLIPIAGAQLCYFNAVAHLSVGVALLLEYTAPILVVGWVWATTRRRPSGLTLTGVALAIAGIMLVLNVFAGAHINLIGVGWALAAAVCAACYFVMSSSVATDGDGLDPITLSAAGLIVGAAAVAVLGATGVMPLTFTTNTAVVAGMTTSWLVPVIALALIPTAIAYTLGIMGIARLQPRFASLVGLSEVMFAVLAAWVLLGEAITLSQAVGGIVVLVGLTLARQGDRSEKLAEASWPDAPVSGSALGAKG is encoded by the coding sequence ATGGCGACGACTCAGTCAACGGTGGACCACTTCCGGTTCGGATTGTTGCTCGCGGTCGGCTCCGCCTTCGCCTTCGGGTCCTCAGGGCCGTTCGCCAAGTCGCTGATGGAGTCCGGCTGGAGCCCGACGGCGGCGGTCACGGCACGGCTCGCGGGCGGGGCGCTGCTGATGGCGATCTTCGCGACGATCGTCAAGCGCGACTGGGTCAGCGAGGCGCTGCACCACGGCAAGACCGTCGTCGCCTACGGCCTGATCCCGATCGCAGGCGCACAGTTGTGCTACTTCAACGCCGTCGCGCACCTGTCGGTAGGTGTCGCGCTGCTGTTGGAATACACCGCGCCGATCCTGGTGGTCGGATGGGTGTGGGCCACCACGCGACGTCGGCCGAGTGGACTCACGCTGACCGGCGTAGCACTGGCCATCGCGGGAATCATGTTGGTGCTGAACGTGTTTGCAGGTGCACACATCAACCTCATCGGTGTCGGTTGGGCACTGGCGGCCGCCGTCTGCGCGGCCTGCTACTTCGTGATGTCGTCGTCGGTGGCCACCGACGGCGACGGCCTCGACCCGATCACCTTGTCGGCCGCAGGCCTGATCGTCGGCGCGGCCGCTGTCGCTGTCCTCGGCGCCACCGGCGTGATGCCGTTGACCTTCACCACCAACACGGCGGTGGTCGCCGGGATGACGACATCTTGGTTGGTGCCCGTCATCGCGTTGGCACTCATCCCGACCGCGATCGCCTACACGCTGGGCATCATGGGCATCGCCCGGCTGCAGCCGCGGTTCGCGTCGCTGGTCGGGCTGTCCGAGGTGATGTTCGCCGTGCTCGCGGCCTGGGTGTTGCTGGGCGAGGCCATCACACTGAGCCAGGCGGTCGGCGGCATCGTCGTTCTCGTCGGGCTGACCCTGGCCCGACAGGGCGATCGCAGCGAGAAGCTGGCCGAGGCGTCCTGGCCTGACGCCCCCGTCAGCGGATCCGCGTTAGGAGCAAAGGGTTAG
- the rpsK gene encoding 30S ribosomal protein S11, whose protein sequence is MPPAKKGAAAKKGQKTRRREKKNVPHGAAHIKSTFNNTIVSITDPQGNVIAWASSGHVGFKGSRKSTPFAAQLAAENAARKAQEHGVKKVDVFVKGPGSGRETAIRSLQAAGLEVGAISDVTPQPHNGCRPPKRRRV, encoded by the coding sequence ATGCCACCAGCAAAAAAGGGTGCCGCGGCGAAGAAGGGGCAGAAGACCCGCCGCAGGGAAAAGAAGAACGTCCCGCACGGCGCCGCGCACATCAAGAGCACGTTCAACAACACGATCGTGTCGATCACCGATCCGCAGGGCAACGTCATCGCCTGGGCGTCGTCGGGTCACGTCGGCTTCAAGGGTTCGCGTAAGTCGACCCCGTTCGCCGCACAGTTGGCCGCCGAGAACGCTGCGCGCAAGGCGCAGGAGCACGGCGTGAAGAAGGTCGACGTGTTCGTGAAGGGCCCGGGTTCGGGCCGCGAGACCGCCATCCGGTCACTGCAGGCCGCCGGCCTCGAGGTCGGCGCCATTTCCGACGTCACGCCGCAGCCGCACAACGGTTGCCGTCCGCCGAAGCGGCGCAGGGTCTAG
- a CDS encoding DNA-directed RNA polymerase subunit alpha → MLISQRPTLSEEVKSENRSQFVIEPLEPGFGYTLGNSLRRTLLSSIPGAAVTSIRIDGVLHEFTTVPGVKEDVTDIILNLKGLVVSSEEDEPVTMYLRKQGPGEVTAGDIVPPAGVTVHNPEMHIATLNDKGKLEVELVVERGRGYVPAVQNKASGAEIGRIPVDSIYSPVLKVTYKVEATRVEQRTDFDKLILDVETKSSITARDALASAGKTLVELFGLARELNVEAEGIEIGPSPAEADHIASFALPIDDLDLTVRSYNCLKREGVHTVGELVARTESDLLDIRNFGQKSIDEVKIKLHQLGLSLKDSPATFDPSEVAGYDVATGTWNSDAGYDLDDNQDYAETEQL, encoded by the coding sequence ATGCTGATTTCTCAGCGACCCACCCTGTCCGAAGAGGTCAAGTCCGAGAACCGGTCGCAGTTCGTCATCGAGCCGCTGGAGCCCGGATTCGGTTACACGCTTGGCAATTCGCTTCGGCGCACGCTGCTGTCGTCCATCCCGGGCGCGGCGGTCACCAGCATTCGCATCGACGGTGTGCTGCACGAGTTCACCACCGTCCCCGGGGTCAAGGAAGACGTCACCGACATCATCCTGAACCTCAAGGGTCTGGTCGTGTCGTCCGAGGAGGACGAGCCGGTCACCATGTACCTGCGTAAGCAGGGCCCGGGTGAGGTCACCGCGGGTGACATCGTTCCGCCTGCCGGTGTGACGGTGCACAACCCCGAGATGCACATCGCGACGCTGAACGACAAGGGCAAGCTCGAGGTCGAGCTGGTCGTCGAGCGCGGCCGCGGCTACGTGCCAGCCGTGCAGAACAAGGCGTCGGGTGCCGAAATCGGCCGCATCCCAGTCGATTCCATCTACTCGCCGGTGCTGAAGGTCACCTACAAGGTGGAGGCCACCCGCGTCGAGCAGCGCACCGACTTCGACAAGCTGATCCTCGACGTCGAGACCAAGAGTTCGATCACCGCTCGGGACGCGCTGGCGTCGGCGGGTAAGACGCTGGTCGAATTGTTCGGTCTGGCACGCGAACTCAACGTCGAAGCCGAGGGCATCGAGATCGGCCCGTCGCCTGCCGAGGCGGATCACATCGCCAGCTTCGCGCTGCCGATCGACGATCTGGACCTCACGGTGCGGTCGTACAACTGCCTCAAGCGCGAGGGTGTGCACACGGTGGGCGAGCTCGTGGCCCGCACGGAGTCCGATCTGCTGGACATCCGCAACTTCGGCCAGAAGTCCATCGACGAGGTGAAGATCAAGCTGCATCAGCTGGGTCTCTCGCTGAAGGACAGCCCGGCCACCTTCGATCCGTCCGAGGTCGCCGGTTACGACGTTGCCACCGGCACCTGGAACAGTGACGCCGGCTACGACCTGGACGACAACCAGGACTACGCCGAAACTGAACAGCTCTAA
- the rpsD gene encoding 30S ribosomal protein S4, with translation MARYTGPATRKSRRFGVDLVGGDQSFEKRPYPPGQHGRARVKESEYRQQLQEKQKARFSYGVMEKQFRRYYEEANRLPGKTGDNLLRILESRLDNVIYRAGLARTRRMARQLVSHGHFTVNGVKVDIPSYRVSQYDIIDVKPKSLNTLPFEVARETAGDRPIPGWLQVVGERQRILVHQLPERAQIDIPLQEQLIVELYSK, from the coding sequence ATGGCTCGTTACACGGGACCCGCCACCCGCAAGTCGCGCCGCTTCGGCGTCGACCTGGTCGGCGGCGATCAGTCGTTCGAGAAGCGCCCCTACCCGCCCGGTCAGCACGGCCGTGCGCGGGTCAAGGAGAGCGAGTACCGCCAGCAGCTGCAGGAGAAGCAGAAGGCCCGCTTCTCCTACGGCGTGATGGAGAAGCAGTTCCGCCGCTACTACGAAGAGGCCAACCGGCTGCCCGGCAAGACCGGTGACAACCTGCTGCGCATCCTCGAGAGCCGGCTCGACAACGTGATCTACCGTGCCGGCCTGGCCCGAACGCGTCGCATGGCGCGGCAGCTGGTCAGCCACGGCCACTTCACCGTCAACGGCGTCAAGGTGGACATCCCGAGCTACCGGGTGTCGCAGTACGACATCATCGACGTCAAGCCGAAGTCGCTGAACACGTTGCCGTTCGAAGTCGCACGCGAGACCGCGGGCGACCGTCCGATCCCAGGCTGGCTGCAGGTGGTCGGCGAGCGTCAGCGGATCCTGGTGCACCAGTTGCCGGAGCGCGCGCAGATCGATATCCCGCTGCAGGAGCAGCTGATCGTCGAGCTGTACTCGAAGTAA
- a CDS encoding CGNR zinc finger domain-containing protein, with product MLFSHDTELTLRAACGLVNSDRVDGECLGDLAALDAFLDGYGWTGRRDHDDAELASIHRLRERLGKIWDAADAEVRAVEQVNALLSDTKASPWLTRHPEQPEWHLHLASVHDPLWQRMGAEIAMALADLIRIGELRRLKVCAAPDCDAVLVDLSRNRSGKFCDTGNCGNRQHVAAYRERRAKEG from the coding sequence ATGCTTTTCAGTCATGACACCGAGCTCACACTGCGCGCTGCATGTGGGCTGGTCAACAGCGATCGGGTGGACGGTGAGTGCCTCGGCGACTTGGCCGCCCTCGACGCCTTCCTGGACGGCTACGGCTGGACCGGCCGCCGCGACCACGACGACGCCGAGTTGGCCTCGATTCATCGGCTGCGGGAGCGGCTCGGCAAGATCTGGGACGCGGCCGACGCCGAGGTGCGCGCCGTCGAGCAGGTGAACGCGCTGCTGAGCGACACCAAGGCGTCGCCGTGGCTGACCCGGCATCCCGAACAGCCGGAATGGCATCTACATCTGGCGTCGGTGCACGATCCGTTGTGGCAGCGCATGGGCGCCGAGATCGCGATGGCGCTGGCCGACTTGATCCGCATCGGGGAGTTGCGCCGGCTCAAGGTGTGCGCGGCGCCGGATTGCGATGCCGTGCTGGTCGACCTTTCGCGCAACCGCTCCGGCAAGTTCTGCGACACCGGCAACTGCGGCAACCGCCAGCATGTGGCCGCGTATCGGGAGCGTCGCGCGAAAGAGGGGTAG
- a CDS encoding cutinase family protein, which produces MNRIRRLAVAAAAACAGVLATTVSPMPIGVASADDCPDIEVVFARGTNDAPGLGNVGDAFVSALRDKVGGRSVGAYAVNYPANFDFLAAADGANDASAHIQYMINNCPNTRLVLGGYSQGAAVIDVISAVPMPVLGFNNPLPANVPDHVAAIAAFGNPSAKLGLPLTVSPVYGGRAIDLCNANDPICQTDGESVAAHRAYPGGPTNQAANFVAGLL; this is translated from the coding sequence GTGAATCGAATTCGCCGCCTCGCCGTCGCCGCTGCCGCGGCCTGCGCCGGTGTCCTCGCAACAACGGTGTCGCCCATGCCAATTGGGGTCGCTTCGGCCGACGACTGCCCTGACATCGAAGTGGTGTTCGCCCGTGGCACCAACGACGCACCGGGCCTGGGCAACGTCGGTGACGCGTTCGTCTCCGCATTGCGCGACAAGGTCGGCGGCCGGTCGGTGGGCGCGTATGCCGTGAACTACCCCGCCAATTTCGACTTCCTCGCGGCAGCCGACGGCGCCAACGACGCCAGCGCGCACATCCAGTACATGATCAACAACTGCCCCAACACCCGGTTGGTGCTCGGCGGCTATTCGCAGGGCGCAGCCGTGATCGACGTCATCAGCGCGGTGCCGATGCCGGTGCTGGGTTTCAACAACCCGCTGCCGGCGAACGTGCCCGACCACGTCGCAGCCATCGCCGCGTTCGGCAACCCGTCCGCGAAACTGGGGCTCCCGCTGACCGTCAGCCCGGTCTACGGCGGCAGGGCCATCGACCTGTGCAATGCCAATGACCCGATCTGCCAGACCGACGGGGAAAGCGTCGCGGCGCACCGGGCCTATCCGGGCGGGCCGACCAATCAGGCGGCGAACTTCGTCGCAGGTCTGCTGTGA
- the rplQ gene encoding 50S ribosomal protein L17: MPKPTKGPRLGGSSSHQKAILANLATSLFEHGRIKTTEPKARALRPYAEKLITHAKKGALHNRREVMKKIRDKDVVHALFAEIGPFYADRNGGYTRIIKVENRKGDNAPMAVIELVREKTVTDEANRARRAAASKKAAPAKAEPVAEDAAAEDAVVEDAPAEVAESVEEVKAEDAAIEDAQTAEAEAEADDAK, translated from the coding sequence ATGCCTAAGCCCACCAAGGGCCCTCGCCTCGGCGGGTCGTCCTCGCACCAGAAGGCGATTCTGGCCAACCTGGCCACGTCGCTGTTCGAGCACGGCCGGATCAAGACGACCGAGCCCAAGGCTCGGGCCTTGCGGCCCTATGCGGAGAAGCTGATCACCCACGCCAAGAAGGGTGCGCTGCACAACCGGCGTGAGGTGATGAAGAAGATCCGCGACAAGGACGTGGTGCACGCCCTGTTCGCCGAAATCGGGCCGTTCTACGCCGACCGTAACGGCGGCTACACCCGCATCATCAAGGTCGAGAACCGCAAGGGCGACAACGCCCCGATGGCGGTCATCGAACTGGTGCGGGAGAAGACGGTGACCGACGAGGCCAACAGGGCGCGTCGCGCCGCCGCCTCGAAGAAGGCCGCGCCTGCCAAGGCCGAGCCTGTTGCCGAGGACGCTGCTGCCGAGGACGCTGTGGTGGAGGACGCTCCGGCCGAGGTTGCGGAGTCGGTCGAGGAGGTCAAAGCGGAAGACGCGGCCATCGAGGACGCTCAGACCGCGGAGGCCGAAGCTGAGGCCGACGACGCCAAGTAG
- a CDS encoding cutinase family protein — translation MVACAAILAATGLMAPALAPTRGAIPSAAAACPAVEVIFARGRLESPGVGVLGNAFVNALRSKTNKNIAVYAVRYPADNQVDVGANDMSAHIQSMINSCPDTRLVLGGYSLGAAVTDVVLAVPFEFFGFDNPLPPGADQHIAAVALFGNGVAWVGPITNFNPIYRDRTIELCHGADPICNPADPDTWEANWPAHLANAYIGAGMANQAADFVAGRI, via the coding sequence ATAGTCGCTTGTGCAGCGATTCTCGCTGCTACCGGTCTGATGGCGCCGGCCTTGGCACCGACCCGCGGCGCCATCCCGTCGGCAGCTGCGGCCTGCCCAGCGGTGGAGGTGATCTTCGCCCGCGGCCGACTGGAGTCGCCGGGCGTCGGTGTCCTGGGCAACGCGTTCGTCAACGCGCTGCGGTCGAAGACCAACAAGAACATCGCGGTTTATGCGGTCCGTTATCCCGCCGACAATCAGGTCGATGTCGGGGCCAACGACATGAGCGCCCACATCCAATCGATGATCAACAGTTGTCCCGATACGCGACTGGTGCTGGGCGGGTACTCGCTGGGCGCGGCGGTCACCGATGTCGTGCTGGCGGTGCCGTTCGAGTTCTTCGGGTTCGACAACCCGCTGCCACCCGGCGCGGATCAGCACATCGCCGCCGTCGCGCTGTTCGGTAACGGTGTCGCCTGGGTCGGCCCGATCACCAACTTCAACCCGATCTACCGCGACAGGACCATCGAGTTGTGTCACGGTGCCGATCCGATCTGCAATCCGGCCGATCCCGATACGTGGGAAGCGAACTGGCCCGCCCACCTCGCCAACGCGTACATCGGTGCCGGCATGGCGAATCAGGCCGCGGATTTCGTCGCTGGCCGCATCTAG
- the truA gene encoding tRNA pseudouridine(38-40) synthase TruA, whose amino-acid sequence MNGPAIDSGGGFVRLRLDIAYDGTEFAGWALQAGQRTVAGILDDALSTVFRVPVQLRAAGRTDAGVHATAQVAHVDVPSDALPNASPRTTREGDSEFLPLVRRLARFLPADVRVLGISRAAPGFDARFSALRRHYVYRLSTAPYGVEPQEARFVTAWPRPLDVDAMSAASRHLVGLHDFAAFCRQREGATTIRDLQRLDWKRDGDRVTAYVSADAFCWSMVRSLVGALLAVGEHRREPDWCAGLLTVTQRSSDFAAAPAHGLTLVGVDYPPDDQLEARTTVTRDLRVID is encoded by the coding sequence ATGAACGGGCCCGCCATCGATTCCGGTGGCGGGTTTGTTCGTCTTCGGCTCGATATCGCTTACGACGGAACCGAATTCGCCGGGTGGGCACTACAGGCCGGGCAGCGGACCGTCGCGGGCATTCTCGACGACGCACTGTCGACGGTGTTTCGCGTGCCTGTTCAATTGCGGGCGGCCGGACGCACCGACGCGGGCGTGCATGCGACGGCTCAGGTGGCGCACGTCGACGTTCCTTCCGACGCCCTGCCGAATGCGTCCCCGCGTACGACGCGCGAGGGGGACAGCGAGTTCCTGCCGCTGGTGCGTCGCCTTGCCCGGTTCCTGCCCGCCGATGTCCGGGTCCTCGGCATCAGCCGTGCGGCACCGGGTTTCGACGCCCGATTCTCGGCGCTGCGCAGGCACTACGTCTACCGGTTGTCGACCGCCCCGTACGGTGTCGAGCCTCAGGAGGCGCGGTTCGTGACGGCATGGCCCCGACCGCTGGACGTCGACGCGATGTCCGCGGCGTCACGACATCTCGTGGGACTGCACGACTTCGCCGCCTTCTGCCGACAGCGGGAGGGCGCCACCACGATTCGCGACCTGCAGCGGCTGGACTGGAAAAGGGACGGTGACCGGGTCACCGCCTACGTCAGCGCCGACGCGTTCTGCTGGTCGATGGTGAGGTCACTGGTCGGCGCGCTGCTGGCGGTCGGCGAGCATCGACGCGAACCAGACTGGTGCGCAGGGCTGTTGACCGTCACTCAGCGGTCCAGTGATTTCGCGGCGGCGCCGGCGCACGGCCTGACGTTGGTCGGGGTGGATTATCCGCCCGACGATCAACTGGAGGCGCGCACCACTGTCACACGAGACCTGCGCGTCATCGACTAG